Proteins from one Neodiprion fabricii isolate iyNeoFabr1 chromosome 5, iyNeoFabr1.1, whole genome shotgun sequence genomic window:
- the LOC124182711 gene encoding tRNA-splicing endonuclease subunit Sen34 isoform X2 → MPEEVSLMIEKNIARLVDYPWIRKQPSESFKKIFQEHRDKLYKEQEVCLRDERRKQVTLMMDKIIEGKKRKTLGVSTSKKKLRKQEVDVDTHAAMMKINIDRDVLLNEEMAKLPKLEQSDALVQTHTAYPWTADVEVKNSEWKHPSTPEEVVRYKVYKDLWEKEFYITSGEKFGGDFLAYPGDPIMFHSQMIITCRDRTEEIPISELIAHCRVGCHVRKTQVFATLSENGDNVKYQSFQWSESCIL, encoded by the exons ATGCCAGAAGAAGTTTCCTTGAtgatagagaaaaatattgcacgTCTGGTTGACTATCCGTGGATTCGCAAGCAACCCAGCGAAtctttcaagaaaatttttcaagaacaTAGAGATAAATTGTACAAAGAGCAGGAAGTTTGCTTGAGAGATGAGAGAAGGAAGCAG GTGACGTTGATGatggataaaataattgagggaaagaagagaaaaactcTTGGTGTTAgtacaagtaaaaaaaaattacgtaaacAGGAAGTCGATGTTGATACTCATGCTGCgatgatgaaaattaacaTCGATCGCGATGTTTTGTTGAATGAGGAAATGGCTAAACTACCAAAACTCGAACAGAGTGATGCCTTGGTTCAAACTCACACTG CTTATCCTTGGACAGCTGAtgtagaagtaaaaaattcggaGTGGAAGCATCCTTCTACACCCGAAGAAGTTGTTCGATACAAAGTGTACAAAGACCTGtgggaaaaagaattttacatAACCAGTGGCGAAAAATTTGGTGGTGACTTTCTGGCATATCCAG gTGATCCTATAATGTTCCATTCACAAATGATAATAACATGCAGGGATCGAACAGAGGAGATACCGATTTCAGAATTGATAGCTCATTGCCGAGTTGGATGTCATGTACGAAAGACTCAAGTGTTTGCTACCCTATCGGAAAACGGTGATAATGTTAAATATCAATCATTCCAATGGTCAGAATCGTGCATACTCTAA
- the LOC124182695 gene encoding uncharacterized protein LOC124182695 — MCNIFPACNGIRRIKMADFDPDNCVKLFKFNDSRTSDSTDPKSVVIIPIRDQNILQTTVDVDSRDCEVKTDSCAFPEDCVNILLKFRMQLEELFNDCGDTMSTAAVLWKDISCRVRDRGFPVTDQQCLAIWNTLYSEYINLTQIDDENELSKSAFFAIFEDFYKLRSKYVDSKILQDVTEYSSMRSNSSPTSSNTVAPAENNSDNEAAVKVKTGKTSLEFGEDLSVTTSEDDPNHQMLTESMNVAEKILDKNIKDSETQRKKAKPDERRSKAHSNVRKRKLSSQNPSWRYGDNSNHMRSEANEAKAENTDSDVGSTFISSLHEKNNCKKAKISTEDESLCSNQATLRYPWNVDSTQCLVDLRLLIESDKQKKQIILRVYRGIYKFISQKMFLHGYQVSAIQCRRRWGHVMSQYSEEAKTALKKISDNQKLDTVGRYFWQMDRVLKKSGIDKLKRRPDEAAEFFWNDESVRTLIGIRIPMEDAFAMFKRYVILWQYVASQMQKNNFSPTYSECSVKWMELRECYEIYLLSISRGYIKKDEVDWDYFQDMHSGFERNTRSIKTIINYPTMNDSTENQQSMPNEFKEKLVDNSTSSRLHDCPAKIETDNGFQEFEAAEDDRKIIGRNETICIEDMASSKQEREGSQDLSVIFVANKIPEHELHVQQLSGKIFSLLREIP, encoded by the exons ATGTGCAACATATTCCCGGCTTGCAACGGCATTCGGCGC ATTAAGATGGCAGACTTCGATCCAGACAACTGtgtcaaattattcaaattcaatgaCAGCCGAACCTCAGATTCAACAGACCCCAAGAGTGTCGTCATCATTCCTATCAGGgatcaaaatattttgcaaacgACTGTCGACGTGGATAGCAGAGATTGTGAAGTTAAAACAGACAGCTGTGCTTTTCCCGAAGATTGTGTCAACATTTTGCTTAAGTTCCGAATGCAGTTGGAAGAATTGTTCAACGATTGCGGTGATACTATGAGCACAGCTGCAGTTCTATGGAAAGATATTTCATGTCGGGTTCGCGACAGGGGTTTCCCAGTTACGGACCAACAATGCTTGGCCATATGGAATACTCTTTACTCAGAGTACATAAACCTTACtcaaattgacgatgaaaACGAGCTATCGAAATCAGCGTTCTTCGCCATATTTGAAGATTTCTATAAACTCAGGTCGAAGTACGTGGATTCAAAAATACTGCAAGATGTGACTGAGTACTCGAGCATGAGATCCAATTCTAGTCCAACTTCTAGTAATACTGTTGCCCCAGCGGAGAATAATTCCGACAATGAGGCAGCGGTAAAAGTTAAGACTGGAAAGACAAGCCTTGAATTTGGAGAAGATTTATCAGTTACAACTAGTGAGGATGATCCTAATCACCAAATGTTGACCGAGTCGATGAATGTAGCTGAGAAAATTCTGGACAAAAACATCAAAGATTCAGAGACACAgaggaaaaaagcaaaacCTGATGAGAGACGATCCAAAGCTCATAGTAATGTGAGAAAACGGAAGTTGAGTTCGCAAAATCCATCGTGGAGGTATGGTGACAATTCGAATCACATGAGAAGTGAAGCTAACGAAGCTAAGGCTGAAAACACAGACTCAGATGTTGGAAGTACATTCATATCGTCTTTGCATGAAAAGAATAATTGCAAGAAGGCCAAAATCTCAACCGAAGACGAGAGTTTATGTAGTAATCAAGCAACTTTGCGCTATCCCTGGAACGTTGATTCGACACAGTGTTTGGTCGACCTGAGATTGCTCATCGAAAGTGACAAACAGAAAAAACAGATTATACTACGAGTGTACAGAGGCATATACAAGTTTATCAGCCAGAAGATGTTTCTGCATGGTTACCAAGTATCGGCGATACAATGTAGACGAAGATGGGGCCACGTGATGAGTCAGTACAGCGAAGAAGCAAAAACCGCACTAAAAAAGATCTCCGATAATCAAAAGCTCGACACGGTGGGCAGATACTTTTGGCAAATGGAtagagttttgaaaaaatcagggatcgataaattgaaaagaagGCCTGATGAAGCGGCGGAATTTTTCTGGAACGATGAATCGGTCAGAACTCTGATCGGCATAAGAATTCCTATGGAAGACGCCTTTGCCATGTTCAAGAGATACGTTATCTTGTGGCAATACGTCGCATCACAGATGCagaagaacaatttttcaccgactTACAGCGAGTGCTCGGTCAAATGGATGGAACTCCGCGAATGCTATGAAATTTATCTCTTGTCTATAAGCCGCGGATACATTAAAAAAGACGAAGTCGATTGGGACTATTTTCAAGACATGCACAGCGGATTCGAAAGGAACACTCGGAGCATCAAAACGATAATAAACTACCCGACGATGAACGACAGTACGGAAAATCAGCAGTCAATGCCGAATGAATTCAAAGAGAAACTCGTTGATAATTCAACTTCTTCTAGACTGCATGACTGTCCGGCTAAAATTGAAACTGACAATGGTTTTCAAGAGTTCGAAGCTGCAGAGgatgatcgaaaaattataggCAGGAACGAAACTATCTGCATTGAAGACATGGCATCGTCAAAACAAGAAAGAGAAGGAAGTCAAGATTTGTCTGTAATTTTTGTTGCGAATAAAATTCCGGAACATGAATTGCATGTTCAACAGTTAtcgggaaaaattttctcgttacTTCGGGAAATTCCATAA
- the LOC124182711 gene encoding tRNA-splicing endonuclease subunit Sen34 isoform X1, producing MSELIDLAWSNECAYVWSAEDWLKLRTEHRIIGELIGCLPKLPRQEVLLGLPLLLMPEEVSLMIEKNIARLVDYPWIRKQPSESFKKIFQEHRDKLYKEQEVCLRDERRKQVTLMMDKIIEGKKRKTLGVSTSKKKLRKQEVDVDTHAAMMKINIDRDVLLNEEMAKLPKLEQSDALVQTHTAYPWTADVEVKNSEWKHPSTPEEVVRYKVYKDLWEKEFYITSGEKFGGDFLAYPGDPIMFHSQMIITCRDRTEEIPISELIAHCRVGCHVRKTQVFATLSENGDNVKYQSFQWSESCIL from the exons ATGTCGGAGCTCATTGATTTGGCTTGGTCAAATGAATGTGCTTACGTATGGAGTGCGGAAG ATTGGTTAAAGTTGAGGACTGAGCATAGAATAATAGGGGAGCTGATTGGCTGCCTTCCAAAATTGCCTCGACAAGAAGTTTTACTCGGTTTGCCGCTACTTTTGATGCCAGAAGAAGTTTCCTTGAtgatagagaaaaatattgcacgTCTGGTTGACTATCCGTGGATTCGCAAGCAACCCAGCGAAtctttcaagaaaatttttcaagaacaTAGAGATAAATTGTACAAAGAGCAGGAAGTTTGCTTGAGAGATGAGAGAAGGAAGCAG GTGACGTTGATGatggataaaataattgagggaaagaagagaaaaactcTTGGTGTTAgtacaagtaaaaaaaaattacgtaaacAGGAAGTCGATGTTGATACTCATGCTGCgatgatgaaaattaacaTCGATCGCGATGTTTTGTTGAATGAGGAAATGGCTAAACTACCAAAACTCGAACAGAGTGATGCCTTGGTTCAAACTCACACTG CTTATCCTTGGACAGCTGAtgtagaagtaaaaaattcggaGTGGAAGCATCCTTCTACACCCGAAGAAGTTGTTCGATACAAAGTGTACAAAGACCTGtgggaaaaagaattttacatAACCAGTGGCGAAAAATTTGGTGGTGACTTTCTGGCATATCCAG gTGATCCTATAATGTTCCATTCACAAATGATAATAACATGCAGGGATCGAACAGAGGAGATACCGATTTCAGAATTGATAGCTCATTGCCGAGTTGGATGTCATGTACGAAAGACTCAAGTGTTTGCTACCCTATCGGAAAACGGTGATAATGTTAAATATCAATCATTCCAATGGTCAGAATCGTGCATACTCTAA